In Rhinatrema bivittatum chromosome 11, aRhiBiv1.1, whole genome shotgun sequence, a single window of DNA contains:
- the FBXO46 gene encoding F-box only protein 46, whose protein sequence is MEQNSSPHIQLWCPRPFGTYSQNKPCNGVQIKKPFVCKPKEDGVNGAEASSENTPPAPLPPPAMVVPPASPTPSQVEDGRVLLDTWYVIKPGNTKEKIAFFVAHQCSGGGSGRASAVKVKGNWENDGSKAKRRRRSRDPSKGENSQGKMRDDIKEPEEVCLCPDAHGTPSCEASSDTDLLSVAEMVALVEQRTALAMQGYSRPCPGSSHPPGPVGGLSPVVFVSADQEQEDGERKVSDCNRVAEAVAHFESQQRGQNGVCREPVLSTTECVTSSPHSPGEVRIAFRISSREARIASEPGPSGLFAGCGSVGSGTRAKDKITCDLYQLVSPSRDALPNNVEFLLANATPKADGCGNAAREPADLEVAQALQVKLEAGAECQASDKLGSVPRDCTAGFHVDVVVTGVVDQCVFYGKDSSKAVKEETVRLSVGSPAQQQEPTCDDPPPGQLFFLHTQLPSRTPEEAEKAFLDTTNNNHHGDGADPSESAATGCGLEPETSDASLCRLYRHVSHDFLEIRFKIQRLLEPRQYMLLLPDHIMVKIFSYLPTQSLVALKCSCHYFKSIIEAYDVQATDSKWNRDPLYRDDPCKQCKKRYRKGDVSLCRWHPKPYHHDLPYGRSYWMCCRTTDKDTPGCRVGLHDNIWVQPCDMLRERARREDGR, encoded by the coding sequence ATGGAGCAGAACAGCTCTCCTCACATTCAGCTGTGGTGCCCCAGGCCCTTTGGCACCTACTCTCAGAACAAACCGTGCAATGGAGTCCAGATCAAGAAACCCTTCGTCTGCAAGCCCAAGGAGGATGGTGTCAACGGCGCAGAGGCCTCGTCTGAAAACACACCACCTGCTCCCCTGCCGCCACCAGCAATGGTGGTTCCTCCTGCCTCTCCCACCCCGAGCCAGGTGGAGGATGGCAGGGTGCTGTTGGACACTTGGTATGTCATTAAACCAGGGAATACAAAAGAGAAGATTGCATTTTTCGTGGCCCACCAAtgcagtggtggtggcagtggccgGGCCAGTGCTGTGAAAGTCAAAGGGAACTGGGAGAATGATGGCTCCAAAGCCAAGCGCCGGCGGCGGTCACGTGACCCCAGTAAAGGTGAGAACTCTCAAGGGAAGATGCGGGATGACATCAAAGAGCCTGAAGAGGTTTGTTTGTGTCCAGACGCTCACGGCACTCCTTCCTGTGAAGCTTCTAGTGACACGGACCTGCTTTCCGTGGCCGAGATGGTGGCGCTTGTGGAACAGCGAACCGCTTTGGCCATGCAAGGTTACTCCAGGCCTTGTCCAGGGAGCTCCCACCCGCCTGGGCCTGTTGGAGGGCTATCGCCGGTGGTTTTTGTCTCCGCGGATCAGGAGCAGGAAGATGGCGAGAGAAAGGTTTCAGACTGTAACCGTGTGGCAGAGGCTGTGGCACACTTTGAATCACAGCAGAGAGGCCAGAATGGCGTGTGCAGGGAGCCTGTCTTGAGTACGACAGAATGTGTGACCAGCTCGCCCCATAGCCCTGGTGAAGTGAGGATTGCTTTCCGTATCTCCAGCAGGGAAGCCCGTATTGCTTCAGAGCCAGGCCCCAGTGGCTTGTTTGCAGGCTGTGGGAGTGTGGGCAGTGGCACCCGGGCCAAGGACAAAATCACCTGTGACTTGTACCAGCTGGTCAGCCCCTCCCGGGACGCCTTGCCCAATAATGTGGAGTTCTTGTTGGCCAACGCTACGCCCAAGGCAGATGGCTGTGGCAACGCAGCCCGGGAGCCAGCAGACTTGGAGGTGGCCCAGGCACTTCAGGTAAAGCTGGAGGCTGGGGCAGAATGCCAGGCCTCGGACAAACTGGGCTCAGTGCCCCGGGACTGCACAGCTGGCTTTCACGTGGATGTGGTGGTGACTGGTGTTGTAGACCAGTGCGTCTTTTACGGCAAGGACAGCAGCAAGGCGGTGAAGGAGGAGACTGTGCGCTTGTCGGTGGGCTCGCCTGCGCAGCAGCAGGAACCTACCTGCGATGACCCACCACCGGGTCAGCTGTTCTTCCTCCATACCCAGCTTCCATCACGAACACCAGAAGAGGCAGAGAAGGCCTTCCTGGACACAACAAACAACAACCACCACGGTGATGGGGCAGACCCTTCAGAGAGTGCTGCCACCGGCTGTGGTTTGGAGCCAGAGACCTCCGATGCCTCGCTCTGCCGCCTCTACCGTCACGTCTCCCACGACTTCCTAGAGATTCGCTTCAAGATCCAGCGACTGTTGGAGCCCCGTCAGTACATGCTTCTCCTCCCCGACCACATCATGGTGAAAATCTTCAGCTACCTGCCCACCCAGTCCCTGGTGGCCTTaaagtgttcttgccactatttCAAGAGCATCATCGAGGCCTATGATGTGCAGGCCACGGATTCCAAGTGGAACCGGGACCCCCTCTATCGGGATGACCCTTGCAAACAGTGCAAGAAGCGCTACAGGAAAGGGGATGTCTCTCTGTGCCGGTGGCATCCCAAACCTTATCACCATGACCTGCCTTATGGACGCTCCTACTGGATGTGCTGCCGGACAACGGACAAGGACACGCCAGGGTGCCGGGTGGGGCTCCATGACAATATCTGGGTGCAACCTTGCGATATGCTAAGGGAGAGGGCCCGGAGAGAGGATGGCAGGTga